In Candidatus Margulisiibacteriota bacterium, the following proteins share a genomic window:
- a CDS encoding glycosyltransferase family 4 protein produces the protein MTNCYPPEIGAAANQFYELANDLKNKGHEVVVVTRFPRHIPRELWPENSGGLFIEEIREGVRVIRVNIPQLSRKIPLFRELEHVLNIVCLAVAAARAGRTDVTLVYSPPIVVGYAAVLVRLITGSRVVMNVQDLFPQSLIDLGLMKNRLFIRAARFLEKLIYRLVDRITVMSESNKTIVEKTAGDPDKVTVVYNWVDTEFIKPEDKHNEFREKLGLDDKFVLTFAGCIAESQDMEIIFNCAKLLTAEDKIVFLLAGNGPKHAETEAKWRELGLKNVIMIPIQPRDKYVKLLAASDVGLLTLNASVATPVVPSKMLSIMSAGRPILASLPLSGDAPKFIERAGSGLVVKAGETAAFRDAVLKLFRDRALGESCGRRGREWVVNHYSLAVCSKKYEELFAQVAGRDK, from the coding sequence ATGACCAATTGTTATCCGCCGGAGATCGGCGCCGCCGCCAATCAATTTTACGAACTGGCCAATGACCTGAAAAATAAGGGGCACGAGGTCGTCGTTGTGACCAGGTTTCCCCGTCATATTCCGCGGGAACTCTGGCCGGAAAACAGCGGCGGCCTCTTTATCGAGGAAATCAGGGAAGGGGTCAGAGTGATCAGGGTTAATATTCCGCAGCTGTCCAGAAAGATCCCGTTGTTCAGGGAGCTCGAGCATGTTCTGAACATCGTTTGCCTAGCCGTTGCCGCCGCGCGCGCCGGACGGACCGACGTCACGCTGGTCTATTCGCCCCCCATCGTCGTCGGTTACGCCGCCGTTCTGGTCAGGCTGATTACCGGGAGCCGCGTGGTCATGAACGTGCAGGACCTTTTTCCGCAAAGTTTGATCGATCTCGGTTTGATGAAAAACCGGTTGTTTATCCGGGCCGCGCGTTTCCTGGAGAAACTGATCTATCGGTTGGTTGACCGGATCACGGTCATGTCGGAAAGCAATAAAACAATCGTCGAAAAGACCGCCGGCGATCCGGACAAGGTCACGGTCGTCTATAACTGGGTGGACACCGAATTTATTAAGCCGGAAGATAAACATAATGAATTCCGCGAAAAATTGGGGTTGGACGATAAGTTCGTCCTCACTTTTGCCGGTTGCATCGCCGAATCGCAGGATATGGAAATTATATTCAACTGTGCCAAGCTTTTAACGGCGGAGGATAAGATCGTTTTCCTGCTGGCCGGCAACGGCCCGAAGCACGCCGAAACGGAGGCCAAATGGCGGGAACTGGGGTTAAAAAATGTCATCATGATCCCTATTCAGCCGCGCGATAAATATGTTAAACTGTTGGCTGCTTCGGATGTCGGACTGCTGACGCTTAACGCATCGGTCGCCACTCCCGTCGTGCCGTCGAAAATGCTAAGCATCATGTCGGCCGGACGGCCGATCCTGGCGAGCTTGCCGCTTTCCGGTGACGCGCCGAAGTTTATCGAACGGGCCGGTTCCGGTCTCGTCGTCAAAGCGGGAGAAACGGCGGCTTTTCGCGACGCCGTGCTGAAATTGTTTCGCGACCGCGCTTTGGGCGAGAGCTGCGGGCGCCGGGGGAGGGAATGGGTCGTGAACCATTATTCGCTCGCCGTCTGTTCGAAAAAATACGAAGAGCTTTTCGCGCAAGTCGCCGGGCGCGATAAATAA
- a CDS encoding bi-domain-containing oxidoreductase — translation MKQVVQSFKTGELNLVDVPAPQVKAGGVLIKTTRSAVSVGTEKLIVNLAQQNLVGKALSRPDLVRRLIDKAKTEGIMEAYQAVKGRMETQQPLGYSSAGEVLAVGAGVDEFKIGDRVACGSDLFATHSEITWVPKNDCVKIPDGVSDEDAAFAYIAAVAIHAIRSADLTFGSKVAVIGLGLLGQISVQVLKAWGCDAFGFDLDAKKVALAVELGAKGGLTDRQAFATKAKLLTDGHGFDATIIMASTSSNDPLELAAEITREKGKIVACGLVKLEVPRNVFFEKELSLIVSRATGPGKFDPDWELKGHNYPLGLVRWTQAGNMKEFLSLAADKRVTMAPVITHRFNIDEALSAYELLLSKEHPYYLGVLLQYKDSPAQEKKIAVTAPKGDYQPGQPVVGLIGAGLFSNVTILPCLKKIKGLALRGVATATGLSGRNVANQYGFEYCTTDYKEILSDKKINAVIIATRHDLHAGMIVEALAAGKDVFVEKPLALNPTELKEVGAAYRESGKRLMVGFNRRFAPSATRAKALMGEIGAVTVNCRVNAGFVPKSHWTLNKEGGGRVIGEVCHFIDSIQYATSSLPVRVFAETISSANDQVTNEDNIAITIKMKNGSVATLLYTSVGHKGIPRERLEVFGNNQSYVLDNFVGLEFVRDGKKEKTKKFNIDRGHQKEFEEFFDALKNGRPLPVDFSEYVYTTLATFAVMESIKSGRPVEIADL, via the coding sequence ATGAAACAAGTAGTGCAGAGTTTTAAAACGGGGGAATTGAACCTGGTCGACGTTCCGGCGCCGCAGGTCAAGGCCGGCGGGGTCCTGATCAAAACGACCCGTTCCGCCGTCAGCGTCGGCACCGAGAAATTGATCGTCAATTTGGCCCAGCAAAATCTGGTCGGCAAAGCGCTGTCGCGCCCGGACCTGGTCCGCCGCCTGATTGATAAGGCCAAAACCGAAGGAATTATGGAGGCTTATCAGGCGGTCAAAGGGCGGATGGAGACCCAGCAGCCGCTCGGCTACAGTTCGGCCGGAGAAGTTCTGGCGGTCGGCGCGGGGGTCGACGAATTTAAGATCGGCGATCGCGTCGCCTGCGGCAGTGATCTTTTCGCGACCCATTCGGAGATCACCTGGGTCCCGAAGAACGACTGCGTGAAGATCCCGGACGGGGTTTCCGACGAGGACGCCGCCTTCGCTTATATCGCGGCGGTCGCCATTCACGCCATCCGGAGCGCCGACTTGACCTTTGGTTCCAAGGTCGCCGTGATCGGCCTGGGCTTGCTCGGCCAGATTTCGGTCCAGGTCCTGAAGGCCTGGGGCTGTGATGCTTTCGGCTTCGATCTCGATGCGAAAAAAGTCGCGCTGGCGGTCGAATTGGGGGCGAAAGGCGGGTTGACCGATCGCCAGGCGTTCGCAACGAAAGCTAAATTGCTGACCGACGGCCACGGTTTTGACGCGACGATCATCATGGCTTCGACCAGCAGCAACGACCCGCTGGAACTGGCCGCGGAGATCACGCGGGAGAAAGGGAAGATCGTGGCCTGCGGGCTGGTTAAGCTTGAGGTGCCGCGCAATGTCTTTTTCGAGAAAGAGCTTTCCCTTATCGTTTCCCGCGCGACCGGTCCGGGAAAATTCGATCCCGATTGGGAATTGAAAGGCCATAATTATCCGCTCGGCTTGGTCCGCTGGACGCAGGCCGGGAACATGAAAGAGTTTTTGAGCCTGGCCGCCGACAAGCGGGTGACGATGGCCCCGGTCATTACCCACCGCTTTAACATAGACGAGGCCCTTTCGGCTTACGAACTTCTGCTAAGCAAAGAACACCCATATTATCTTGGCGTCCTGCTTCAGTACAAGGACAGCCCGGCGCAAGAAAAAAAGATCGCGGTGACCGCGCCGAAGGGCGACTACCAGCCGGGGCAACCGGTCGTTGGGCTGATCGGGGCCGGTCTCTTTTCCAATGTGACGATCCTGCCGTGCCTGAAAAAGATCAAGGGGCTTGCTCTGCGCGGCGTAGCGACCGCGACCGGCCTTTCCGGGCGGAACGTTGCCAATCAGTATGGTTTCGAATATTGCACCACCGACTATAAGGAAATCCTTAGCGATAAAAAGATCAACGCGGTAATTATTGCCACGCGCCATGACCTCCATGCCGGGATGATCGTCGAAGCCCTGGCCGCCGGTAAGGACGTTTTCGTGGAAAAACCGCTGGCCCTCAACCCGACCGAATTAAAAGAGGTCGGCGCCGCTTACCGGGAGTCCGGCAAACGTTTGATGGTCGGGTTTAACCGCCGTTTTGCTCCGTCCGCGACGCGGGCCAAAGCCCTTATGGGAGAGATCGGAGCGGTGACCGTCAATTGCCGGGTCAACGCCGGTTTTGTTCCCAAGTCGCATTGGACCTTGAACAAGGAAGGCGGGGGGAGAGTCATCGGCGAAGTCTGCCATTTCATCGACTCGATCCAGTACGCGACCTCTTCCCTGCCGGTCAGGGTCTTTGCGGAAACGATCTCGTCGGCCAACGATCAGGTGACGAACGAGGACAATATCGCCATTACGATTAAAATGAAGAACGGTTCGGTCGCGACCCTCCTTTACACCTCCGTCGGACACAAAGGGATCCCGCGCGAGCGGCTCGAGGTTTTCGGCAATAATCAGAGTTACGTGCTCGATAACTTCGTCGGCCTGGAATTCGTGCGGGACGGGAAGAAGGAAAAGACGAAAAAATTCAATATTGACCGGGGGCACCAAAAGGAATTTGAAGAGTTTTTTGACGCGCTGAAGAACGGCCGCCCGCTACCGGTCGATTTTTCCGAATACGTCTACACGACCCTCGCGACCTTTGCCGTCATGGAGTCGATCAAATCCGGCCGGCCGGTCGAGATTGCGGACCTGTAA
- a CDS encoding glycosyltransferase family 4 protein, whose amino-acid sequence MRIVILSEAFPPETKSASTLFFELAASLVKRGHQVSVITRMPRYNVADGTDLSAIPAREKLAGVEVRRFRTPPLARTVPLIRGFEHFILGWIFFWGGLFMKRPDLILVYSPPLPLGVTGFWLGKIKRCPVVVNIQDLYPQTVIDLGLLKNKMLIGVSRRMERFIYRQSDAITVHSLGNREYVRAHGARDNLVEVVHNWVDIDEIKPAPKGNDFSRKHGLGEKFVVSFAGVMGFAQGLEVVIGAADILRNEKNMLFVLVGDGVKKAELEGLVKEKKLANVLFVPTQPLKIYPQILHASDLCLVTLKKDLATPVVPGKMLSIMAAGKPVVASLPLQGDAPKILAEFNCGLAVEPDNSGELAAAIRKLYNDSSLREIMGKNGRQGAETAFSREHCVTSYEKIFKAVLSRRK is encoded by the coding sequence ATGCGGATCGTTATCCTGTCCGAAGCTTTTCCGCCGGAAACCAAGTCCGCGTCGACCCTCTTTTTTGAACTGGCCGCTTCGCTGGTTAAGAGGGGGCATCAGGTGTCGGTCATTACCCGGATGCCGCGCTACAATGTGGCCGACGGGACCGATCTTTCCGCCATCCCGGCGCGGGAGAAACTGGCCGGTGTCGAGGTCCGGCGGTTTCGGACCCCCCCCTTGGCGCGCACCGTTCCCCTGATCAGAGGCTTTGAGCATTTCATTCTCGGCTGGATCTTTTTCTGGGGCGGCCTGTTCATGAAAAGGCCCGATCTGATCCTGGTGTATTCCCCGCCGCTGCCTTTGGGCGTGACCGGTTTCTGGCTCGGGAAGATCAAGCGTTGTCCGGTGGTGGTCAATATCCAGGACCTCTATCCCCAGACGGTCATCGATCTTGGATTGCTGAAGAATAAAATGTTGATCGGCGTCTCGCGCCGGATGGAAAGGTTTATCTATCGCCAATCCGACGCGATTACCGTTCATTCTTTGGGGAACCGGGAGTACGTCCGGGCGCACGGGGCGCGCGACAACCTGGTCGAGGTGGTCCATAACTGGGTCGATATCGATGAGATCAAACCGGCTCCCAAGGGAAATGATTTCAGCCGGAAGCACGGGCTCGGGGAGAAATTCGTTGTTTCTTTCGCCGGGGTTATGGGTTTCGCGCAGGGGCTGGAAGTGGTGATCGGGGCGGCCGATATTTTGCGGAATGAAAAAAACATGCTGTTTGTTTTGGTGGGAGACGGGGTGAAAAAGGCCGAGCTGGAGGGCCTGGTTAAAGAGAAAAAATTAGCGAACGTCTTGTTCGTTCCTACCCAGCCGCTGAAGATCTATCCGCAGATCCTGCACGCCTCCGATCTCTGTCTCGTGACCTTAAAGAAAGATTTGGCAACCCCGGTTGTTCCCGGCAAAATGCTTAGTATCATGGCGGCCGGCAAGCCGGTCGTCGCCAGTCTGCCGCTGCAAGGCGACGCTCCGAAGATCCTGGCGGAATTCAATTGCGGCCTGGCGGTTGAACCCGACAATTCCGGCGAACTTGCGGCCGCGATAAGAAAATTGTATAATGACTCGTCGCTTCGCGAAATTATGGGTAAAAACGGCCGCCAAGGAGCAGAAACCGCCTTTTCCCGGGAACACTGCGTTACCAGTTATGAAAAGATTTTCAAGGCTGTTCTTTCAAGGAGGAAATAA
- a CDS encoding NAD-dependent epimerase/dehydratase family protein, which translates to MDYKKQYQGKTILITGGAGAIGSNLVKALGNLGAGKIIVLDDLSSSERWNVPSLPNVLFSEGDIVDEIKLKRVFFEEPEYVFHLAAFFANQNSIDHPEQDLRVNGFGTLKLLEYSALTGVKRFVYASSGCSIYGSHAPMPLKEDFMSMHLSTPYQITKMLGELYCNFFQHQYDVPCVKTRFFNSYGPGEIPGQYRNVIPNFIYWAMSGKPLPITGTGEETRDFTFVEDIVDGLLRAGVMPEAVGQEFNLASGREIQIKQLAEMINKLTGNKAGINFAPRRKWDTKSRILASVERANKLIGYAPNTTFEEGLPKAIEWFKANWDDIQRAASFGPGASSAVRAMVCK; encoded by the coding sequence ATGGACTATAAAAAACAGTATCAGGGGAAAACGATCCTTATTACGGGCGGGGCCGGCGCCATCGGCTCGAACCTGGTCAAAGCTTTGGGGAATCTGGGGGCTGGCAAGATCATCGTGCTTGACGATCTCTCTTCTTCCGAACGGTGGAATGTTCCTTCCCTGCCGAACGTGCTGTTTTCCGAAGGGGATATCGTTGATGAGATCAAATTAAAAAGGGTCTTTTTTGAAGAGCCGGAGTACGTCTTTCATTTGGCGGCGTTTTTTGCCAACCAGAATTCGATCGACCACCCCGAACAGGACCTGCGGGTCAACGGCTTCGGCACCCTGAAACTTCTGGAATACAGCGCCCTGACCGGGGTCAAACGCTTTGTTTACGCTTCATCGGGCTGTTCGATTTACGGCAGTCATGCTCCCATGCCCCTGAAGGAAGATTTCATGTCGATGCACTTGAGCACCCCTTACCAGATCACCAAAATGCTGGGGGAACTTTACTGCAACTTTTTCCAGCACCAATACGACGTTCCTTGCGTCAAAACGAGGTTTTTCAATTCTTACGGTCCGGGAGAGATCCCCGGCCAATACCGGAACGTCATCCCTAATTTTATTTACTGGGCGATGAGCGGCAAACCGCTCCCCATTACCGGGACCGGCGAAGAGACCCGCGATTTTACGTTCGTTGAAGATATCGTCGACGGGCTGTTGCGGGCCGGGGTCATGCCGGAAGCGGTCGGCCAGGAGTTTAACCTTGCTTCCGGCCGGGAAATCCAGATCAAGCAACTGGCGGAGATGATCAATAAATTGACGGGGAACAAGGCCGGCATTAATTTCGCCCCGCGGCGAAAATGGGATACCAAGTCCAGGATCTTGGCCTCGGTCGAACGGGCCAATAAATTGATCGGTTACGCGCCGAACACGACCTTTGAAGAAGGTTTGCCCAAAGCGATCGAGTGGTTTAAAGCCAACTGGGATGATATCCAAAGAGCGGCTAGTTTCGGGCCCGGCGCCTCTTCGGCCGTCAGGGCGATGGTCTGCAAATAA
- a CDS encoding NAD(P)-dependent oxidoreductase has product MVTGGSGFIGTNMIDLLLKEDNIDILNIDIKPPREIKHNQYWRQCDILDLEKLKKEIRDFNPELVVHLAAKTGLNRPNLESYAENTTGVKNMLAALDGTPSVQRAVFTSTLLVCEMGYIPKHDTDYKPSTLYGESKMIGEKIVRGRQDLKFAWTIIRPISIWGPWGEEPYINFFRSIKQGWYFHTGSGHYKRSLGYVENAVFSILKLLRAPLEKIAGKTFYIADYEPADLYNMAEEIRLQLNARRIFKLPLTPIKLLAKVGDLLQRCGWENVPLQSFRLNNILTEYVFDMTPLKEVVGPQPFNIKEGIARTIKWLNQARRI; this is encoded by the coding sequence TTGGTTACCGGTGGGTCCGGATTCATCGGCACGAATATGATCGATCTTCTCCTGAAGGAAGATAATATCGATATTTTGAATATCGACATTAAACCGCCTCGCGAAATTAAGCATAATCAATATTGGCGCCAATGCGACATCCTTGATCTTGAGAAGCTGAAAAAGGAGATCAGGGACTTTAACCCGGAGCTGGTCGTTCATCTGGCGGCGAAAACCGGCCTGAACCGGCCCAATCTGGAAAGTTACGCCGAAAACACCACCGGCGTCAAGAATATGCTGGCGGCGCTTGACGGTACTCCCTCGGTGCAAAGAGCGGTTTTCACCTCAACTTTGTTGGTTTGCGAGATGGGGTACATCCCCAAGCACGATACCGACTATAAGCCGTCCACCCTTTACGGCGAAAGCAAAATGATCGGGGAGAAGATCGTCCGTGGGCGGCAAGATCTGAAGTTCGCCTGGACGATCATCCGGCCGATCTCGATCTGGGGGCCGTGGGGGGAAGAGCCGTACATCAATTTTTTCCGTTCCATCAAACAGGGGTGGTATTTCCATACCGGCAGCGGACATTATAAACGGTCGTTGGGCTACGTTGAGAACGCCGTTTTCTCCATTCTTAAGCTGTTGCGCGCTCCTCTGGAAAAAATTGCCGGGAAAACATTTTACATTGCCGATTATGAGCCCGCCGACCTTTACAATATGGCGGAAGAGATCAGGCTGCAGTTGAACGCGCGCCGGATCTTCAAGCTTCCTTTGACGCCGATAAAGTTGCTGGCCAAAGTCGGCGACCTGCTTCAGCGCTGCGGCTGGGAAAATGTTCCTTTGCAGAGTTTCAGATTGAACAATATTCTGACCGAATATGTGTTTGATATGACGCCGCTCAAAGAGGTCGTCGGTCCGCAACCGTTCAACATCAAAGAAGGGATTGCGCGAACGATCAAGTGGCTTAATCAGGCGCGCCGGATCTGA
- the gmd gene encoding GDP-mannose 4,6-dehydratase — protein sequence MKALITGITGQDGSYLAELLLSKGYEVYGMVRRASTESSDRINHLMDKITLKQADLLDQLSIIELIQEVKPDEVYNLAAQSFVPTSWNQPVLTGEFTALGVTRMLEAIRLVDPKIKFYQASSSEMFGKVRETPQKESTPFYPRSPYGVAKVYGHFITVNYRESYNLFACSGIFFNHESPRRGKEFVTRKITDAVARIKLGKQQKLGLGNLDAKRDWGFAGDYVEAMYLMLQQAKPDDYVIGTGETHSVREFVEIAFSHVGLDYKKYVEVDKLFLRPAEVDLLIADNSKAKKMLGWQPKVGFEGLVKMMVDSDLKSNQV from the coding sequence ATGAAAGCTTTAATTACCGGGATCACAGGACAGGATGGGTCGTATTTAGCGGAGCTCTTGCTTAGCAAGGGGTACGAAGTTTACGGGATGGTCCGCCGGGCGAGCACCGAAAGTTCCGACCGGATCAACCACCTGATGGACAAGATCACTTTAAAACAGGCCGATCTTTTAGATCAGCTTTCGATCATCGAACTAATCCAGGAAGTTAAACCGGACGAGGTTTATAATTTAGCTGCGCAGTCTTTTGTCCCGACTTCCTGGAACCAGCCGGTCCTGACCGGGGAATTTACCGCCCTGGGGGTGACCCGGATGCTGGAAGCGATCCGCCTGGTCGATCCGAAGATCAAGTTCTATCAGGCTTCGTCGAGCGAGATGTTCGGCAAGGTTAGGGAAACGCCGCAGAAAGAGTCGACCCCGTTTTATCCGCGCAGTCCCTACGGCGTCGCCAAAGTTTACGGCCACTTTATTACCGTTAACTATCGCGAATCATATAATCTTTTCGCTTGTTCCGGGATCTTCTTTAACCACGAGTCGCCGCGCCGGGGGAAAGAGTTCGTTACCCGGAAGATCACCGACGCGGTCGCCAGGATCAAGCTTGGCAAACAGCAAAAGCTTGGGCTCGGTAACCTGGACGCCAAACGGGACTGGGGTTTTGCCGGCGACTATGTCGAAGCGATGTACCTGATGCTCCAGCAGGCGAAACCGGACGATTATGTGATCGGGACGGGGGAGACCCACAGCGTCCGCGAATTTGTGGAGATCGCTTTCTCGCACGTTGGGCTCGATTACAAAAAATACGTTGAAGTCGACAAGCTGTTTCTCCGGCCGGCCGAAGTTGACCTGCTGATCGCTGACAACTCAAAGGCGAAGAAAATGCTGGGGTGGCAACCGAAGGTTGGTTTTGAAGGGCTGGTCAAGATGATGGTTGATTCCGACCTTAAGAGCAACCAGGTGTAA
- a CDS encoding GDP-mannose 4,6-dehydratase: MKAFITGINGFAGSYLAEALLKSGRQVAGSVQPGTPLDNLAAVETKLKLIPLDLSDSSALEKIIAAEAPDEIYHLAAVSSVKDSLDDPRKCFMVNVLGSLNLLEAVRHHRPKATVVLVTSSEIYGEALSEKVLTSESSPIIPKSPYAVSKAALDQLGRVYAKTYGLRVVMARPFSHTGPRQTPTFFVPTVAKQIAELEKSGGGEIKVGNLEIYRDFTDVRDVVDAYILLAEKGKSGEAYIICRGENQYLKKIVACLTELVKVPVKVTVDPDRFRKADLVSMKIDNRKLKELGWQPRRPLDATLVEILDYWRGKV; the protein is encoded by the coding sequence ATGAAAGCTTTTATTACCGGGATCAACGGCTTTGCCGGGAGCTACTTAGCTGAAGCGCTGCTTAAAAGCGGCCGGCAGGTTGCCGGTTCCGTCCAACCCGGGACCCCGCTGGACAATCTGGCGGCGGTCGAAACGAAATTGAAACTGATCCCCCTCGATCTTAGCGATTCATCCGCCCTTGAAAAGATCATCGCGGCCGAAGCGCCCGACGAGATCTACCATCTGGCGGCGGTCAGCAGCGTCAAAGATTCCCTCGACGACCCCCGCAAATGTTTCATGGTCAACGTCCTGGGAAGCCTCAACCTGCTGGAAGCGGTCCGGCATCATCGTCCTAAAGCGACGGTCGTCCTGGTCACCTCCAGCGAGATCTACGGCGAAGCGTTGAGCGAAAAAGTTTTGACCAGCGAGAGCTCGCCGATCATTCCCAAAAGCCCGTATGCGGTTAGCAAAGCGGCCCTTGACCAGTTGGGGCGTGTCTACGCCAAAACTTACGGCTTGAGGGTGGTCATGGCCCGGCCTTTCAGCCATACCGGACCGCGGCAAACGCCGACCTTCTTTGTTCCGACCGTGGCCAAGCAGATTGCCGAATTGGAAAAAAGCGGGGGGGGGGAGATCAAAGTTGGAAACCTGGAGATCTACCGCGACTTTACCGACGTTCGCGATGTTGTTGACGCTTATATCCTGCTGGCGGAAAAAGGGAAAAGCGGCGAGGCCTATATAATCTGCCGTGGGGAGAACCAATACCTGAAGAAGATCGTTGCCTGTTTGACCGAGCTGGTGAAGGTGCCGGTTAAGGTGACGGTTGACCCGGACCGTTTCCGTAAGGCCGATCTGGTCTCGATGAAGATCGATAATCGGAAACTGAAAGAGCTCGGCTGGCAGCCGCGTCGCCCGCTGGACGCGACTCTGGTCGAGATTTTAGATTATTGGAGAGGAAAAGTTTAG
- a CDS encoding MraY family glycosyltransferase has protein sequence MIPNLMVFIIALIGGLIFTPLAKWLSFKTGILDRPGFRKIHDHPIPRMGGEAILLSIGLALLFYFPNHRELWSIIIFGLLFVCFGLIDDADIKIRARNKILSHLIFSFLFIYFSGITLTFFPVNWINWLITACFITFMTNSMNMLDGMDGLVAGISCLSAGFFAVLAWNSGQQDLLMLSVAVIGGTIGFLRYNFNPASIFLGEAGSTLLGFLMALLAIKLNIFTLWNVALSLGIERLQIITFIVPLIVLGIPIFDTYFVFSNRFLHRIKFSQPGKDHSHHRIHLMGFSQKATVLTLYAVQIVLGSISLAMIRADLQQFFSLLLIVAVFFVSFTMLLLRVKVYEHHDSTA, from the coding sequence ATGATCCCTAATTTGATGGTCTTTATTATTGCTTTGATCGGCGGGTTGATTTTTACTCCTCTGGCCAAGTGGCTTTCATTTAAGACCGGGATCCTCGATCGACCGGGCTTCCGCAAGATCCATGATCATCCCATTCCAAGGATGGGGGGAGAAGCGATCCTGCTTTCCATCGGCTTGGCCCTGCTTTTTTATTTCCCCAATCATCGCGAGCTCTGGTCGATCATAATATTCGGGCTTCTGTTCGTTTGTTTTGGCCTGATCGACGACGCCGATATCAAGATCAGGGCCCGGAACAAGATCCTCTCTCATCTGATCTTTTCTTTCCTGTTCATCTATTTTTCCGGGATCACTTTAACGTTCTTTCCGGTGAATTGGATTAATTGGTTGATTACCGCCTGTTTCATCACCTTCATGACCAACTCCATGAACATGCTCGATGGGATGGATGGGTTGGTTGCCGGGATCTCCTGCCTGTCGGCCGGTTTTTTTGCCGTGCTGGCTTGGAACAGCGGCCAGCAGGACCTATTGATGCTGTCGGTTGCCGTAATAGGGGGGACGATCGGTTTCCTTCGTTATAATTTTAATCCCGCTTCGATCTTTCTGGGGGAGGCCGGTTCGACCTTGCTTGGTTTTCTTATGGCCTTGCTGGCGATCAAGTTAAACATATTTACTCTCTGGAATGTCGCCTTATCGCTCGGGATCGAACGGCTGCAGATCATCACCTTTATTGTTCCGTTGATCGTCCTCGGAATCCCGATCTTCGATACATATTTTGTTTTTTCCAACCGTTTCCTCCATCGGATCAAATTCAGCCAGCCGGGGAAAGACCATTCCCACCACCGGATCCACCTGATGGGCTTTTCGCAGAAGGCGACCGTCCTGACCCTCTACGCCGTCCAGATCGTCCTCGGTTCGATCAGCCTGGCGATGATCCGGGCCGATCTCCAGCAGTTCTTCTCGCTACTGTTGATCGTGGCGGTCTTCTTTGTCAGCTTCACCATGCTGCTGCTGCGGGTCAAGGTTTATGAGCACCACGATAGCACAGCTTAA
- a CDS encoding 7-carboxy-7-deazaguanine synthase QueE — protein sequence MSTTIAQLNEIFASIQGEGLHVGERQIFVRFATCNLNCQYCDSPAALELTGTYRIELPPGSHHYENKSNPASVEQLVGEIKELHKPDIFHSLSLTGGEPLLQVNFLKEFLPAVKAAVKLPIYLETNGVLADFLVEVIEEVDIIAMDLKLPSATGQSPYWKEHRKFLETAYLKEVFVKVVFSKESKIKEIEEAAALVAAVDDRIPFILQPVTPHGPIKHRPDAEQIFAFHTMAKRKLKNVRVIPQTHKLLGLA from the coding sequence ATGAGCACCACGATAGCACAGCTTAACGAAATTTTTGCCTCGATCCAGGGGGAGGGGCTCCACGTTGGCGAGCGACAGATCTTCGTCCGTTTCGCGACCTGCAACCTCAACTGCCAGTATTGCGATTCACCCGCCGCGCTGGAACTGACCGGCACTTACCGGATCGAACTTCCGCCCGGTTCCCATCATTATGAGAACAAGAGCAACCCGGCTTCGGTCGAGCAACTGGTCGGGGAGATTAAAGAGCTACACAAGCCGGACATTTTTCATTCCTTAAGCCTGACGGGAGGCGAGCCTCTCCTGCAGGTCAATTTCCTGAAGGAATTCCTTCCCGCCGTTAAAGCGGCGGTTAAACTGCCGATCTACCTGGAGACGAACGGGGTCTTGGCGGACTTCCTGGTGGAGGTGATCGAAGAGGTTGATATCATCGCGATGGACCTCAAGCTTCCCAGCGCCACCGGGCAATCCCCATACTGGAAAGAGCACCGGAAATTTTTGGAGACCGCCTACCTCAAAGAGGTTTTCGTGAAGGTCGTTTTCAGCAAAGAGTCGAAGATTAAAGAGATCGAAGAGGCGGCGGCGCTGGTCGCCGCAGTCGATGACCGGATCCCTTTCATCCTGCAGCCGGTTACGCCGCACGGCCCGATCAAACACCGGCCGGACGCCGAACAGATCTTTGCTTTCCACACAATGGCAAAGAGAAAATTAAAGAACGTGAGGGTGATCCCGCAGACCCATAAGCTGCTCGGCTTAGCTTAA
- a CDS encoding DUF5679 domain-containing protein, with the protein MADTIAYCVKCKKKQTMNDVKQVTMKNGRKASKGKCPACGTSMFKIGG; encoded by the coding sequence ATGGCGGATACGATAGCTTACTGTGTTAAATGCAAAAAGAAACAGACCATGAATGATGTTAAACAGGTGACGATGAAAAACGGCCGTAAGGCTTCTAAGGGTAAATGCCCAGCGTGCGGCACCAGCATGTTCAAGATCGGCGGCTAA